A genomic region of Saimiri boliviensis isolate mSaiBol1 chromosome 20, mSaiBol1.pri, whole genome shotgun sequence contains the following coding sequences:
- the EPHB4 gene encoding ephrin type-B receptor 4 isoform X1, with protein sequence MELRVLLCWASLAAALEETLLNTKLETADLKWVTFPQVDGQWEELSGLDEEQHSVRTYEVCDVQRPPGQAHWLRTGWVPRRGAVHVYATLRFTMLECLSLPRAGRSCKETFTVFYYESDADTATALTPAWMENPYIKVDTVAAEHLTRKRPGAEATGKVNVKTLRLGPLSKAGFYLAFQDQGACMALLSLHLFYKKCAQLTVNLTRFPETVPRELVVPVAGSCVVDAVPAPGPSPSLYCREDGQWAEQPVTGCSCAPGFEAAEGNTKCRACAQGTFKPLSGEGSCQPCPANSHSNTIGSAVCQCRIGYFRARTDARGAPCTTPPSAPRSVVSHLNGSSLHLEWSAPLESGGREDLTYTLRCRECRPGGSCAPCGGDLTFDPSPRDLVEPWVMVRGLRPDFTYAFEVTALNGVSSLATGPVPFEPVNVTTDREVPPAVSDIRVTRSSPTSLSLAWAVPRAPSGAVLDYEVKYHEKGAEGPSSVRFLKTSENRAELQGLKQGASYLVQVRARSEAGYGPFSQEHHSQTQVDDGVLHGLEYSGAISAHCNLCLLGSSDSPDSASRVARITESEGWREQLALIAGTAVVGVVLVLVVIVVAVLCLRKQSSGREAEYSDKHGQYLIGHGTKVYIDPFTYEDPNEAVREFAKEIDVSYVKIEEVIGAGEFGEVCRGRLKAPGKKESCVAIKTLKGGYTERQRREFLSEASIMGQFEHPNIIRLEGVVTNSMPVMILTEFMENGALDSFLRLNDGQFTVIQLVGMLRGIASGMRYLAEMSYVHRDLAARNILVNSNLVCKVSDFGLSRFLEENSSDPTYTSSLGGKIPIRWTAPEAIAFRKFTSASDAWSYGIVMWEVMSFGERPYWDMSNQDVINAIEQDYRLPPPPDCPTSLHQLMLDCWQKDRNARPRFPQVVSALDKMIRNPASLKIVARENGGASHPLLDQRQPHYSAFGSVGEWLRAIKMGRYEESFAAAGFGSFELVSQISAEDLLRIGVTLAGHQKKILASVQHMKSQAKPGAPGGTGGPAPQY encoded by the exons ATGGAACTCCGGGTCCTGCTCTGTTGGGCTTCTCTGGCCGCTGCTTTGGAAG agACCCTGCTGAATACAAAATTGGAAACTGCTGATCTGAAGTGGGTGACGTTCCCTCAGGTGGATGGGCAG tgggaggagcTCAGCGGCCTGGATGAGGAGCAGCACAGCGTGCGCACCTATGAGGTGTGTGACGTGCAACGGCCCCCGGGCCAGGCCCACTGGCTCCGCACGGGCTGGGTCCCGCGGCGGGGCGCCGTCCACGTGTATGCCACACTGCgcttcaccatgctggagtgTCTCTCCCTGCCTCGGGCCGGGCGATCTTGCAAAGAGACTTTCACTGTCTTCTACTATGAGAGCGACGCGGACACGGCCACGGCCCTCACGCCCGCCTGGATGGAGAACCCCTACATCAAG GTGGACACGGTGGCCGCCGAGCATCTCACCCGGAAGCGCCCTGGGGCCGAGGCCACCGGGAAGGTGAACGTGAAGACGCTGCGCCTGGGACCGCTCAGCAAGGCCGGCTTCTACCTGGCCTTCCAGGACCAGGGCGCCTGCATGGCCCTGCTGTCCCTGCACCTCTTCTACAAGAAGTGTGCCCAGCTGACTGTGAACCTGACCCGCTTCCCAGAGACCGTGCCTCGGGAGCTGGTCGTGCCCGTGGCAGGGAGCTGCGTGGTGGACGCCGTCCCTGCCCCTGGCCCCAGTCCCAGCCTCTACTGCCGTGAGGACGGCCAGTGGGCCGAGCAGCCGGTCACGGGCTGCAGCTGTGCTCCGGGGTTCGAGGCGGCTGAGGGGAACACCAAGTGCCGAG cctgtGCCCAGGGCACCTTCAAGCCCCTGTCCGGAGAAGGGTCCTGCcagccatgcccagccaacagccATTCTAACACCATCGGATCAGCTGTCTGCCAGTGCCGCATTGGGTACTTCCGGGCACGCACAGACGCCCGGGGTGCGCCCTGCACCA CCCCTCCCTCGGCTCCACGGAGCGTGGTTTCCCACCTGAACGGCTCCTCCCTGCACCTGGAGTGGAGCGCGCCCCTCGAGTCAGGCGGCCGAGAAGACCTCACCTACACCCTCCGCTGTCGGGAGTGCCGACCCGGAGGCTCCTGCGCACCCTGTGGGGGAGATCTGACCTTCGATCCCAGTCCCCGGGACCTGGTGGAGCCCTGGGTGATGGTTCGAGGCCTGCGTCCTGACTTCACCTATGCCTTTGAGGTCACTGCGTTGAACGGGGTGTCCTCCTTAGCCACAGGGCCCGTCCCATTTGAGCCTGTCAACGTCACCACGGACCGAGAAG TACCCCCTGCAGTGTCTGACATCCGGGTGACGCGGTCCTCACCCACCAGCTTGAGCTTGGCGTGGGCTGTTCCCCGAGCCCCCAGTGGAGCTGTGCTGGACTACGAGGTCAAGTACCATGAGAAG GGCGCCGAGGGTCCCAGCAGCGTGCGGTTCCTGAAGACATCAGAAAACCGGGCAGAGCTGCAGGGCCTGAAGCAGGGAGCCAGCTACCTGGTGCAGGTGCGGGCACGCTCTGAGGCCGGCTACGGGCCCTTCAGCCAGGAGCATCACAGCCAGACCCAAGTGGATG acggagtcttgcacgggctggagtatagtggcgcgatctcggctcactgcaacctctgccttctgggttcaagcgattctcctgactcagcctcccgagtagctcggattacag AGAGCGAGGGCTGGCGGGAACAGCTGGCCCTGATCGCGGGCACGGCGGTCGTGGGTGTGGTGCTGGTCCTGGTGGTTATTGTGGTCGCTGTTCTCTGCCTCAG GAAGCAGAGCAGCGGGAGAGAAGCAGAATATTCGGACAAACACGGACAGTATCTCATCGGGCACG GTACTAAGGTCTACATCGACCCCTTCACTTACGAAGACCCTAATGAGGCTGTGAGGGAATTTGCAAAAGAGATCGACGTCTCCTACGTTAAGATTGAAGAGGTGATTGGCGCAG GTGAGTTTGGTGAGGTGTGCCGGGGGCGGCTCAAGGCCCCGGGGAAGAAGGAGAGCTGTGTGGCCATCAAGACCCTGAAGGGCGGCTACACGGAGCGGCAGCGGCGGGAGTTCCTGAGTGAGGCCTCCATCATGGGCCAGTTTGAGCACCCCAATATCATCCGCCTGGAGGGTGTGGTCACCAACAGCATGCCCGTCATGATTCTCACGGAGTTCATGGAGAATGGTGCCCTGGACTCCTTCCTGCGG CTAAACGACGGACAGTTCACAGTCATCCAGCTCGTGGGCATGCTGCGGGGCATCGCCTCGGGCATGCGGTACCTTGCCGAGATGAGCTACGTGCACCGAGACCTGGCTGCCCGCAACATCCTAGTCAACAGCAACCTCGTCTGCAAAGTATCTGACTTTGGCCTTTCCCGATTCTTGGAGGAGAACTCTTCCGACCCCACCTACACGAGCTCTCTG GGAGGAAAGATTCCCATCCGATGGACAGCCCCGGAAGCCATAGCATTCCGGAAGTTCACTTCCGCCAGTGATGCCTGGAGTTATGGCATTGTGATGTGGGAGGTGATGTCATTTGGGGAGAGGCCGTACTGGGACATGAGCAATCAGGAC GTGATCAATGCTATCGAACAGGACTACcggctgcccccacccccagactgTCCCACCTCCCTCCACCAGCTCATGCTGGACTGTTGGCAGAAAGATCGGAATGCCCGGCCCCGCTTCCCCCAGGTGGTCAGTGCCCTGGACAAGATGATCCGGAACCCTGCCAGCCTCAAAATCGTGGCCCGGGAGAACGGCGG GGCCTCACACCCTCTCCTGGACCAGCGGCAGCCTCACTACTCAGCTTTTGGTTCTGTGGGCGAGTGGCTTCGGGCCATCAAGATGGGAAGATACGAAGAAAGTTTCGCAGCCGCTGGCTTTGGCTCCTTCGAGCTGGTTAGCCAGATCTCTGCCGA GGACCTGCTCCGAATCGGAGTCACTCTGGCAGGCCACCAGAAGAAAATACTGGCCAGTGTCCAGCACATGAAGTCCCAGGCCAAGCCGGGAGCCCCGGGTGGGACAGGAGGACCAGCCCCGCAGTACTGA
- the EPHB4 gene encoding ephrin type-B receptor 4 isoform X2 yields MELRVLLCWASLAAALEETLLNTKLETADLKWVTFPQVDGQWEELSGLDEEQHSVRTYEVCDVQRPPGQAHWLRTGWVPRRGAVHVYATLRFTMLECLSLPRAGRSCKETFTVFYYESDADTATALTPAWMENPYIKVDTVAAEHLTRKRPGAEATGKVNVKTLRLGPLSKAGFYLAFQDQGACMALLSLHLFYKKCAQLTVNLTRFPETVPRELVVPVAGSCVVDAVPAPGPSPSLYCREDGQWAEQPVTGCSCAPGFEAAEGNTKCRACAQGTFKPLSGEGSCQPCPANSHSNTIGSAVCQCRIGYFRARTDARGAPCTTPPSAPRSVVSHLNGSSLHLEWSAPLESGGREDLTYTLRCRECRPGGSCAPCGGDLTFDPSPRDLVEPWVMVRGLRPDFTYAFEVTALNGVSSLATGPVPFEPVNVTTDREVPPAVSDIRVTRSSPTSLSLAWAVPRAPSGAVLDYEVKYHEKGAEGPSSVRFLKTSENRAELQGLKQGASYLVQVRARSEAGYGPFSQEHHSQTQVDESEGWREQLALIAGTAVVGVVLVLVVIVVAVLCLRKQSSGREAEYSDKHGQYLIGHGTKVYIDPFTYEDPNEAVREFAKEIDVSYVKIEEVIGAGEFGEVCRGRLKAPGKKESCVAIKTLKGGYTERQRREFLSEASIMGQFEHPNIIRLEGVVTNSMPVMILTEFMENGALDSFLRLNDGQFTVIQLVGMLRGIASGMRYLAEMSYVHRDLAARNILVNSNLVCKVSDFGLSRFLEENSSDPTYTSSLGGKIPIRWTAPEAIAFRKFTSASDAWSYGIVMWEVMSFGERPYWDMSNQDVINAIEQDYRLPPPPDCPTSLHQLMLDCWQKDRNARPRFPQVVSALDKMIRNPASLKIVARENGGASHPLLDQRQPHYSAFGSVGEWLRAIKMGRYEESFAAAGFGSFELVSQISAEDLLRIGVTLAGHQKKILASVQHMKSQAKPGAPGGTGGPAPQY; encoded by the exons ATGGAACTCCGGGTCCTGCTCTGTTGGGCTTCTCTGGCCGCTGCTTTGGAAG agACCCTGCTGAATACAAAATTGGAAACTGCTGATCTGAAGTGGGTGACGTTCCCTCAGGTGGATGGGCAG tgggaggagcTCAGCGGCCTGGATGAGGAGCAGCACAGCGTGCGCACCTATGAGGTGTGTGACGTGCAACGGCCCCCGGGCCAGGCCCACTGGCTCCGCACGGGCTGGGTCCCGCGGCGGGGCGCCGTCCACGTGTATGCCACACTGCgcttcaccatgctggagtgTCTCTCCCTGCCTCGGGCCGGGCGATCTTGCAAAGAGACTTTCACTGTCTTCTACTATGAGAGCGACGCGGACACGGCCACGGCCCTCACGCCCGCCTGGATGGAGAACCCCTACATCAAG GTGGACACGGTGGCCGCCGAGCATCTCACCCGGAAGCGCCCTGGGGCCGAGGCCACCGGGAAGGTGAACGTGAAGACGCTGCGCCTGGGACCGCTCAGCAAGGCCGGCTTCTACCTGGCCTTCCAGGACCAGGGCGCCTGCATGGCCCTGCTGTCCCTGCACCTCTTCTACAAGAAGTGTGCCCAGCTGACTGTGAACCTGACCCGCTTCCCAGAGACCGTGCCTCGGGAGCTGGTCGTGCCCGTGGCAGGGAGCTGCGTGGTGGACGCCGTCCCTGCCCCTGGCCCCAGTCCCAGCCTCTACTGCCGTGAGGACGGCCAGTGGGCCGAGCAGCCGGTCACGGGCTGCAGCTGTGCTCCGGGGTTCGAGGCGGCTGAGGGGAACACCAAGTGCCGAG cctgtGCCCAGGGCACCTTCAAGCCCCTGTCCGGAGAAGGGTCCTGCcagccatgcccagccaacagccATTCTAACACCATCGGATCAGCTGTCTGCCAGTGCCGCATTGGGTACTTCCGGGCACGCACAGACGCCCGGGGTGCGCCCTGCACCA CCCCTCCCTCGGCTCCACGGAGCGTGGTTTCCCACCTGAACGGCTCCTCCCTGCACCTGGAGTGGAGCGCGCCCCTCGAGTCAGGCGGCCGAGAAGACCTCACCTACACCCTCCGCTGTCGGGAGTGCCGACCCGGAGGCTCCTGCGCACCCTGTGGGGGAGATCTGACCTTCGATCCCAGTCCCCGGGACCTGGTGGAGCCCTGGGTGATGGTTCGAGGCCTGCGTCCTGACTTCACCTATGCCTTTGAGGTCACTGCGTTGAACGGGGTGTCCTCCTTAGCCACAGGGCCCGTCCCATTTGAGCCTGTCAACGTCACCACGGACCGAGAAG TACCCCCTGCAGTGTCTGACATCCGGGTGACGCGGTCCTCACCCACCAGCTTGAGCTTGGCGTGGGCTGTTCCCCGAGCCCCCAGTGGAGCTGTGCTGGACTACGAGGTCAAGTACCATGAGAAG GGCGCCGAGGGTCCCAGCAGCGTGCGGTTCCTGAAGACATCAGAAAACCGGGCAGAGCTGCAGGGCCTGAAGCAGGGAGCCAGCTACCTGGTGCAGGTGCGGGCACGCTCTGAGGCCGGCTACGGGCCCTTCAGCCAGGAGCATCACAGCCAGACCCAAGTGGATG AGAGCGAGGGCTGGCGGGAACAGCTGGCCCTGATCGCGGGCACGGCGGTCGTGGGTGTGGTGCTGGTCCTGGTGGTTATTGTGGTCGCTGTTCTCTGCCTCAG GAAGCAGAGCAGCGGGAGAGAAGCAGAATATTCGGACAAACACGGACAGTATCTCATCGGGCACG GTACTAAGGTCTACATCGACCCCTTCACTTACGAAGACCCTAATGAGGCTGTGAGGGAATTTGCAAAAGAGATCGACGTCTCCTACGTTAAGATTGAAGAGGTGATTGGCGCAG GTGAGTTTGGTGAGGTGTGCCGGGGGCGGCTCAAGGCCCCGGGGAAGAAGGAGAGCTGTGTGGCCATCAAGACCCTGAAGGGCGGCTACACGGAGCGGCAGCGGCGGGAGTTCCTGAGTGAGGCCTCCATCATGGGCCAGTTTGAGCACCCCAATATCATCCGCCTGGAGGGTGTGGTCACCAACAGCATGCCCGTCATGATTCTCACGGAGTTCATGGAGAATGGTGCCCTGGACTCCTTCCTGCGG CTAAACGACGGACAGTTCACAGTCATCCAGCTCGTGGGCATGCTGCGGGGCATCGCCTCGGGCATGCGGTACCTTGCCGAGATGAGCTACGTGCACCGAGACCTGGCTGCCCGCAACATCCTAGTCAACAGCAACCTCGTCTGCAAAGTATCTGACTTTGGCCTTTCCCGATTCTTGGAGGAGAACTCTTCCGACCCCACCTACACGAGCTCTCTG GGAGGAAAGATTCCCATCCGATGGACAGCCCCGGAAGCCATAGCATTCCGGAAGTTCACTTCCGCCAGTGATGCCTGGAGTTATGGCATTGTGATGTGGGAGGTGATGTCATTTGGGGAGAGGCCGTACTGGGACATGAGCAATCAGGAC GTGATCAATGCTATCGAACAGGACTACcggctgcccccacccccagactgTCCCACCTCCCTCCACCAGCTCATGCTGGACTGTTGGCAGAAAGATCGGAATGCCCGGCCCCGCTTCCCCCAGGTGGTCAGTGCCCTGGACAAGATGATCCGGAACCCTGCCAGCCTCAAAATCGTGGCCCGGGAGAACGGCGG GGCCTCACACCCTCTCCTGGACCAGCGGCAGCCTCACTACTCAGCTTTTGGTTCTGTGGGCGAGTGGCTTCGGGCCATCAAGATGGGAAGATACGAAGAAAGTTTCGCAGCCGCTGGCTTTGGCTCCTTCGAGCTGGTTAGCCAGATCTCTGCCGA GGACCTGCTCCGAATCGGAGTCACTCTGGCAGGCCACCAGAAGAAAATACTGGCCAGTGTCCAGCACATGAAGTCCCAGGCCAAGCCGGGAGCCCCGGGTGGGACAGGAGGACCAGCCCCGCAGTACTGA